The window GCAGTCCCCAGCGGCATGCCTTCAGGTAGTCCCGGGACCAGAACGACATGCCCGCGATGTGCAGGGCGAACTGCCCTCGGGATCTGCGCAGGATCTCTCTGGAAATGGACGCTTGGCGAGCGGCGAGAGCGCTCATCACTTCATGGCGGGATCGCCACATTGCCCGGTAATCGCTGGACATGCTCTCGGCGCTACGCCGGTACCCGACCAGTACCTCTGGCACCACCGCAACGTGACAGTGCTCGGCCACCCGCAGCACGAGGTCCCAGTCCTCACACCCTTGGCACCCGCTGGCACGCAACTCGGAACGATAAGCACCGAGTCGCTCGACCGTGGATCGGCGAAACAGCGGCACGCTAGCGCTGCCAGTCACATTGATCTCGACCAGGCGCTGCAGGATGCGCCCTTCGATTCGCCAACGTGGCGATCGATCCAGGATTACATTGTCAGTATCGATCCAGGCCCACCAGCAATAGACCAGCCCGGTATCCTCGCCAGCCTCCAGCATGCGCGATACTTGCCGCGATATCTTGGTCGGATCCCAGAGGTCATCGGCGTCGAGCGGCGCGAGAAATTCCCCATTGGCTGCCGCAATCGCCTTGTTTCGCGCGGCCGCGACACCCAGGTTGGCTTGACGTATTAGCCGCAAGCGCTTGTCCGACCGTGCGAGAGCGGCAACCACTGCGGCCGTTCCATCGATCGAGCCGTCATCCACGACGATCACCTCAAGGGCCGGATAGGTCTGGGCGAGCGCCGACCGGCAGGTCTCCTCGATGAATCGCTCGGCATTGAATGCCGCCACGATCACCGAGACCAAAGGCGTCACGACTCCGGGATTTGCACCGGGGAAGCTGTTGTCTGCATCCGTCATTGGTCTGGACCCTTGCGCATGTTCCCGCCCTGGTCGCAGCCGACCGCTTCGCAATGCCTGGCCGATGTGGAACAGGCCCTGCTGATCCGGAACCAGAGCCATCGTCCCAGCCACAGCAAGGACACGGTCGGCTCGCGCAGGACCCGTTGGCTAAGCGCTCGCCATTCTGCAGGGCTGCATTCGCGAATTCGCTGCGCCAGCGGTGTATGCATGTTTCGTATGGCACGCGCCATCAATGACAATCGCGCCGGATCGGTGAAGTTGGCCTGGGCGAGAGAGCCCGGAACGATCGAAAGCAGCGCGGCCGGGTACGTGAGCCCCCCCAGCCGGAGCTGGCCACTTGGTCGAGAACCTCGCGGCGCGACAGACCCGAACCGGTGTCGCCCGCCGCGCGAATGGCGGTCGCCAAGGCTTCGGCTCTTACCAGGACGCAGGGCTCGAAATGCCCGCCCCAGCCCAGGTCGGGCCGTGCCGGCAAGGGCGGGACAAGAATGCGATCTGCATCGGGATCGGCAAGCATCCACGCGCCCACCATGCCGAGGGAGGAATCTTGCTCAAGCGCACCAAGAGAGGTCGACAGGAAGGCGTCGTCAAGATGCACGCGGGCATCCAGAAAAGCGATGGCGGTCAAGCTCGGGTGGTGGGCCAGCATTTTCCTTGCTGCAACCATTTCTGCACGGCCGTCAGCCCCCCCCTCTGCACGCACTATTTCCCAACCGGGTTCGGAAACGTGTGTTGCCAGCACGTGTGAAGCCGCAAGGCACACGATGCTGACCGCGTTCGGTGAAAGATCCTGGGCGCGTAGCGAAGCCACAAGCGGCTCCGCTCCCCCTGTCCCCGGACGCTCACAACCACGCCGAGATTGGCAGGGCCGTCGGAGTGCCCTGTGCAACGCCCTTTCACGATGTCTGCCGCGGGAGCGGAGGCTCGAGACAGTGGGAGTGTTCCTCGCCCCTTGTGCTTGCGAATCAGCCGATCCTTCAGCTGCAGGTGCCGGCGCACCACCTCGGCGTTATCGCATGTGCGGGTAACCGCCGAGCGAGCAGCCCGACCCATACGCTCGCGCTCGGGGCCAGACGATGCCAATGCTCGCCGCAGTGCGCCGGCCAGCCCGGGCGGAGATGCCTCGGATGCGATCCAACCCGAGACGCCGTCGCTTACCAATTCGCGCATGCCCCCGTTCGGGGAGACGATCACCGGCAATCCACTGGCCATGGATTCGATGCAGCTGTAGGGAAAATTCTCCCATCGAGACGGAACGATCGCTGCACAGGCACCGGCCAGTATGTTCGCCACTCCGACCGCGTCACAGGAGCCATGAAATCGAAACTGGTTGCGCACGTGGGCCGGTACCCGGTTGCGTATCGCCTCACCTACCCCGAGTCCACCGGTGACCTCCATCGGCGTATCGCCACCGACGAAGTCGATCCTCAAATCGGGGTATTCGACCGCGATGGCAGCAACCGCATCCGCCAGCTCGATCACGCCCTTGCGCGGCTCGAGTCTTCCTACATGGCAAATCGATCGGCCGGACCAGACCCGCGAGGAACGCTCCAACGGCAGTGCGTCACCGATCGGATAGGGCAAGACCGTGATGTCCGAGCTCTGGATTCCATGGCGAAGCATGGCTTCTTCGGCAATGAAACGGCTGGGTGACAACAAGGCATCACAGGCACCAATCGAGAATGCTTCTGCACTCGCGGCCGGTGCGTAGTCCAGGACACTGGTATCCCATGCATTGGCCGCGAAAATCTGTTCGGTCGAGGAATGCAGGTGCACCACGCATGGGGGGTGCCTGGCCGGACCGAGTCCAAGCCGTCGCCGCAGTTGTAGGTAGTACAGCGGCGCCTCCCATTCCTGCGCCTCGATGACGTCGATTCCCTCGGCCTGGATCAGGCTTTCCGCCAGCAGCGCCACCTGCCAGGAGAAAGCCTGGGCTGGAAAGGTGGAGGTAGTCATTGCCCGTCTCGCTCGAGGGTCACGGTCGGCGTTCGACGGAGAAAACCGATCCAACACAGGCTGATCGAATGCAATCCTGTGGATGATCAAGCGGCCATGGACTGATTCCTCGCATGCCTTGGATGCGCCTGCCCATCGATGAGCAACGACATGCACGGTTTCGCCTGCCTCGGCCAACAGGCCGGCGATGTGCCGCACATAAGTACCAATGCCACCCGGGGGATACGCAGCGGGGGGGTATTCGCGGCAGACCAACAAGTGCTTCAGACAGACCTCTTCACTAATTGACGATCAACTCGATACTGACGGACAGCGCTGCAAGCAAGTTTCATGGTTGGCTGAAACGGCGGTAGAGACTCTAGCATCCGGTGCCCGGGGCCCCACCCGACACCACCGACGCTTCAGCCAAGCCCTATCCTGGGGCAGGAGAAGTGTGATGCGGCGACGGAAGATGTACATCGAGGATTTCAAACGCATCGCGCGCCGGCGGGAGAAGAGCTGCCAGATACAGCGATGGTGTAACGGGCGTCCCGCGAATGCACGATGGGTCGAGCGACGAAGGTGAGACGGCCCAGCTTGAATCGTGTGGCGCGTCTCATGGCCGGCAAAGGACTGTTCGGCGTGCTCAAGCGCGAACGCATGCATCACCGTCGCCCAGCTGGCATTGACCAACCCAACAAGTGATGTGTTCGACCACATCGAGCGCTTCCACACCCCACGTATGCAGCGAGGCTGGCTGCAAAAGATCAGGTCTCCAGTCTTTTAACCCGACAGTCGTTGAAACTTGGTATGTCCGGAAGCCGGGAGGCAGGGGCAAAAGCAGGGACAGATGGTTTCGGATACGAAAAAGCCCCGTATTTCAGGGGCTTGACGTTTATCTGGCGGAGAGGGGGGGATTCGAACCCCCGGTAGGCTCACACCTACGCCTGATTTCGAATCAGGTACATTCAACCGCTCTGCCACCTCTCCGGAAAGCTGGGGTGTCGCGGGCCGGCAATCATACGAGCCGGGACGCCCGCAGGCAAGGCGCTACACTGGCATCCCGCCTGCAACTGGTGTCGCGATGTCCGAAATCCTCGTCCCCGTGTCGTTCGGCGAACTGCTTGACAAGATCGCCATACTGCAGATCAAGTCCGAGCGCATGAACGATCCGGCCAAGCTGGCCAACGTGCGCAACGAGCTGTCCGCGCTGGACACGACTTGGGCAGCGCATCCGGCCTCGCAACAGGACATCTCCGCTCTGCGTGCCGACCTCAAGGCGGTCAACGAGCGCCTTTGGGTGATCGAGGACGACATCCGCGTGCAGGAAAAGGCGCAGGCCTTCGATGCCGAATTCGTCCGCCTGGCCCGCGCGGTGTACTTCGAGAACGACATCCGCGCGCGGATCAAGAAGGACATCAACCTGGCGCTGGGTTCCAGCTACGTGGAAGAGAAGTCGTACCAGGATTACGGCACCGGCCAGGGCGCCTGATCAGGGTTGCGCAGCTCGATAGCGTTCAAACGCATCGACGGCATCCTCGACCGTGATCAGGTCCATCACGCCGTCGGCCTCGATCTTCGTGCCCCACTTCAGTTCGGCTGCGGGCTTGCCGCGGTACTTGCGCGCGGCATCGTCGTAGCGATCCACGCAGAAGCGGCGTTCGGAGTACGGCCCGCTGCGATTCGGGTTGCTGGCTGCATGCAGGCCAAGCACTTTGGTGCCCATCGAGTTGGCGATGTGCATCGGGCCGGAATCCGGGGTGACCAGCAGGTCGGCGCGGGCGAGCAGGGCGGGCAATTGCTTCAGGGTGTCCTTGCCGATCAGGTCGAGCACGCCGTCGCGCGCGGACATCGAAGCAAGGATCGCGTCGCCGGTCGCGCGTTCCAATTCGCTGCGGCCGCCGCACAGCACGATCCGCCAACCCTGTGCGACTGCGTGATCGGCCAGTGCCGCATGACGCTCCGCGCGCCAGTTCCGCAGGGCGTGGCTGGAGCAGGGCGAGACCATCAGCACCGGCCGGCCATCGTCGTCCCATTGCGCGCTTGCCCAGGCATGCGCGTCGTCGGGAACGGGCAGGTTCCAGGTGACGTCATCGCGCACCAGCCCCAGTGGCTCGCAGAAGCTGCCGATCGCGTCCAGCACGTGGATGCCGGGGCGATCCGGGATCCGTTCGTTGATGAACAGGCCGTGGCCATCCTTGCTGCGCGAACGGTCATAGCCCACGCGCCGGCGTGCGGGGATGAATGCGGACAACAGGTTGGCGCGGGCGGAGACCTGCAATTGCAGGAGCACATCGAAGCGCTGGGCGAGTTCGCGGCGCAGCGCACGCATGCCTGCCAGGCCGGTCTTCTTGTCGTATTCGACGAAGCGCACGCCCGGCAGCCCGGTGAGCAGCCGATGTTCGCCCTTGCCGATGACCCAGGTGATCGCGACATCCGGCCATGCGCTGCGCAGCGTGTGCAGCAACGGCAGGACATGGGTGACGTCGCCGAGCGCGGACAGCCGCAGCAGGCAGAGTGAACGCGGCGCGGCGGGGTTTGGCACGTGCGGTTAAACTCGATGGATGACCGGTTTCGACGCCAACGAACACCTGACGCCGTTCCGCGACGCACGCGGCTACGGGGCGATTCTGTTCGACCGCACCCAATTGCGCCAACCCGACCCCGCCTGGTTCTCGCCGCAGCACTGGGGCGAGGCCGCGCAACCGGTGTCGGAGGGCGGTCGTGGCGGCGCTTGGTTCATCCAGACCGGCGAGGGCGATGCGGTGCTGCGCCAGTACCTGCGCGGCGGCTGGATGACCAGCCTCAGCCGCGACGGTCACCTCTGGCGTGGCATCAATCGCGTGCGCAGCTTCGCCGAGTTCCGGCTGATGCGGGTGCTGCGCGAGAAGAAACTGCCGGTGCCGATGGCGTTCGCGGCGTGGTATCGGCGCGAGGGCATGCGCTACCGGGCTGCGATCCTGATGCAACGCCTGGATGGCGTGCGTTCGCTGGCAGCGCTGGCCGCCGAGGGCGAAGCGCCGTGGGAGCAGGCCGGCCAATTGGTCGCGCGCTTCCATCGCGCGGGCCTGGACCATGCCGACCTCAACGCGCACAACGTGCTGTTCGATGCCGACGGTCGCGGCTGGATGATCGACTTCGACCGCTCGCGCCTGCGCATCCCCGCGACCGCGTGGCGACAGGCCAACCTGCAGCGCCTGCTGCGTTCGCTGCGCAAGCGTCGTGGCGCATGCAGCATGGCCGAGGTGGATGCCGGCTTCGCCCGCCTGCGCGCCGCCTACGACGCCGCCTGGCAGCGGGGCTACTGAGCTTGGGCATCGCGATGCCCAAGCCGCGCGATGCGTTGGCGCGGCCGCTGCGCGACCTGCGGCTGTCGGTGATCGACGCCTGCAATTTCCGTTGCCCGTATTGCATGCCGGCGGATCGCATCGCCGACGACCACGGCCTGGATGCAGCCTCGCGGCTGTCGTTCGACGAGATCGAAACCCTGGTGCGCGGCTTCGCTCGCCTGGGGGTACGCAAACTGCGCCTGACCGGCGGCGAGCCGCTGCTGCGCAAGCGCCTGCCGGAACTGGTGGCGCGGTTGGCCGCGATCGACGGCATCGAAGACCTCGCGTTGACCACCAATGGTTCGTTGCTGGCTGCGCATGCGCATGCGTTGCGCGATGCCGGCCTGAAGCGGATCACGGTTAGCCTGGACACGCTGGATGCCGACGCGTTCCGCGCGCTATCCGGCGTGCGCGGCGAGTTGCGCGCGGTGCTGGCCGGGATCGAGGCGGCTTCGGCTGCCGGCTTCGGCCCGATCAAGCTGAATTGCGTCATCCAGCGCGGGGTGAACGACGCTGGCATCGAAACACTGGCGGCATTCGCCCGCGAGCACGGCCACCTGCTCCGTTTCATCGAGTACATGGACGTCGGCACCTGCAACGGCTGGTCGCGCGAGCGCGTGGTGCCGTCGGCGGAGGTCCGCGATCGCATCGCCGCCGTCTGGCCGCTGCGCGCGCTGGATCCGAACTATCGCGGCGAAGTGGCTGAGCGCTATGCCTACCAAGACGGAAGTGGCGAGGTCGGTTTCGTCAGTTCGGTCAGCGCACCGTTCTGCGGCGACTGTCACCGTGCCCGCGTTTCTGCCGACGGCATGCTCTATACATGCCTGTTTGCCGGGCAGGGCCACGCGCTGCGCGAGGTGCTTGCGGCAGGCGAAGTCGCGTTGGCGGCACATGTCGTCGCACTGTGGTCGAAGCGCGCGGATCGCTACAGCGAAGTCCGAAGCGAGGCCGGTGCCTCGCGCAAGCATGTCGAGATGTACCTGGTCGGCGGCTGAGGCGGCGATAATCCCGGCATGGCGAAGAAACAAGCAACGCTCACCCACCTCGACCCTGCCGGTCGCCCGGCGATGGTCGATGTCTCCGCAAAGTCCGTGACCGCGCGCGTGGCGCAGGCCGAATGCCGGGTGAAGTTCCCGCCCGCGATCGCCGTGCAGCTGCGCGACAACGGCTTGAAAAGCGCCAAGGGCGGCATCGTCGACACCGCGATCATCGCCGGCACCATGGCGGTGAAGAAGACGCACGAACTGATCCCGTTCTGCCATCCGCTGCCGGTCGATGGCTGCCGGTTTTCGATCGACTGGTGTGATGCGCGAACGCTGCGCATCGACTGCACGGTCAAGACCACGCACCGCACCGGCGTGGAAATGGAAGCGCTGACCGGTGCCACCGTCGCCGCGCTCACGGTCTACGACATGTGCAAGGCACTGAGCCACGCCATCGTCATCGGCCCGGCGAAATTGCTTGGCAAGCGTGGCGGCAAGCGCGACGTGGGTTGGCTGGCATGAGCGTGCGTGTCGAAGTGCTGTATTTCGCTGCATTGCGCGATGCGGCCGGCATCGCCAGCGAGCATGTCCAGATCGACGCCGCGACGCTCTCCGCGCTGTATGCCGACGCGCAAAAGCGGCATGCGTTGCCGTTCGCGCAAAAGCAGTTGCGGGTCGCGGTGGATGGCGCGTTCGCGGGCTGGGACGATGCGCTCCGCGCGGGCTCGACCGTGGCGTTCATACCGCCGGTCTCGGGAGGCTGAGATGGCCCATTTCCGCCTCTCGGATGCACCGATCGACGCCATCGCGCTGCAGGCCGGCCTGCGCGATCCGCGTGCCGGTGCCTGCGCGAGCTTCGAGGGCTGGGTGCGCGACCATAACGATGGCCAGTCCGTGAACGGATTGCGCTACGAGGCCTACGCCGAATTGGCCGAGCGCGAAGGCGCGGCGATCCTGGCCGAAGCCCTGCAACGCTTCGAGATCATCGATGCCGCCTGCGTGCACCGCGTGGGCGATCTATCCATCGGCGACCTCGCGGTTTGGGTGGGGGCGAGTGCCGCCCATCGCGGTCCGGCCTTCGAGGCCTGCCGCTGGATCATCGACGAGGTCAAGGCGCGGGTGCCGATCTGGAAGCACGAGCGCTATGCCGGCGGCCAGGCTGGCTGGCTGCACCCCGACCAGTGACGGCCTTCCTTGTCCCGGGGCGGAGCAGCCGCTAGACTGCGCGGCCCGGAATGTCGCCGCGACGCGGCACGACGGGTTCCAGCGGAGAGGTGTCCGAGCGGTTGAAGGAGCACGCCTGGAAAGTGTGTAAGCGTCTAAACCGCGCTTCGGGGGTTCGAATCCCCCTCTCTCCGCCATTTCAGTTCCATCGTTGCATGTACGTCTCCATGGTGGCCCCGTCGGCCCCTCGCGACGCTAGGTCGAAAACTCCGCCAGGGCCGGAAGGCAGCAACGGTATCGACTGATGCGGGTGCCGAGGTCAGCCGGCGGGGCCATCGCCATTCACGGGCTCCGCCCATGAATCCCAACATTTGCTGCGCAAATCATCGGGCCCCGGCTCGTGCTTCCGATCCCCCGCTCGCTGCGCGAGCGCCCCCTTGCCAAGGGGGCTGAAGATCAAGAGCGGGCGCATCGCGGCACGCGGTTCCTCGCGGCGGATTCATCGAAGCGGAACGCGCGTGCATGCGACAATGGGGCATGTCCTACCTCGTGCTCGCCCGCAAGTGGCGTCCCAAGCGTTTCGCCGAACTGGTCGGGCAGGAGCATGTCGTGCGTGCGCTGACCAACGCATTGCACACCGGTCGCGTCCATCATGCGTTCCTGTTCACCGGTACTCGTGGTGTCGGCAAGACCACCATCGCGCGAATCTTCGCCAAGTCGCTGAATTGCGAGCAGGGCACCAGCGCCGATCCGTGCGGCGAATGCGAGACCTGCCTGGCGATCGACGCCGGCCGCTACATCGACCTGCTGGAGATCGATGCCGCTTCGAACACCGGTGTGGACAACGTCCGCGAGCTGATCGAGAACGCGCAGTACATGCCGTCGCGCGGAAAGTACAAGGTCTACCTCATCGACGAAGTGCACATGCTGTCGAAGCCGGCGTTCAATGCGCTGCTGAAGACGCTGGAAGAGCCGCCGGGGCACGTCAAGTTCCTGTTCGCCACTACCGATCCGGAAAAGCTGCTGGTCACGGTGCTGAGTCGCTGCCTGCAGTTCAACCTGAAGCGGCTGGACGAAGCACAGATCCGCGGGCAGATCGTGAAGATCCTCGGCGCGGAAGGCATCGAGGCCGATGACGATGCGGTGCGCCAGCTGGCCCACGGTGCCGACGGCAGCCTGCGCGATGCGTTGTCGCTGCTCGACCAGGCGATCGCTTACACGGGTGGCAAGCTGGATGGCGCGGCGGTGGCGACGATGCTTGGCACGGTCGATCGCAACCGAGTGCAGGCTTTGCTGGCCGCGCTGGCCGATGGCGATGGCACGCGCTTGCTCGACGAGGCCGCGCAGCTTGCGGAGTTCTCGCCGGATTGGGCCAGCGTGCTGGATGCGGTGTCCGAGGCGCTGCATCGGATCCAGGTCAAGCAACTGGTGCCGACGGTCGAAGTCGCCAGCGATGCCATCGATGTCGATGCACTGGCTGCGCAGCTGCGGCCGGAGCTGGTGCAGCTGTGGTACCAGATGGCGTTGAACGGGCGTCGCGACCTCGGCTACGCACCCAGCCCGCGTAGTGGTTTCGAGATGAGCCTG of the Thermomonas carbonis genome contains:
- a CDS encoding glycosyltransferase family 2 protein; protein product: MTDADNSFPGANPGVVTPLVSVIVAAFNAERFIEETCRSALAQTYPALEVIVVDDGSIDGTAAVVAALARSDKRLRLIRQANLGVAAARNKAIAAANGEFLAPLDADDLWDPTKISRQVSRMLEAGEDTGLVYCWWAWIDTDNVILDRSPRWRIEGRILQRLVEINVTGSASVPLFRRSTVERLGAYRSELRASGCQGCEDWDLVLRVAEHCHVAVVPEVLVGYRRSAESMSSDYRAMWRSRHEVMSALAARQASISREILRRSRGQFALHIAGMSFWSRDYLKACRWGLRSRPLNLLLAVLPHVFELILRRWMRSGPVPQRLVADRGNFERHCPADPQIPYDRIYARHWHRHDRG
- a CDS encoding glycosyltransferase family 4 protein, which codes for MRHIAGLLAEAGETVHVVAHRWAGASKACEESVHGRLIIHRIAFDQPVLDRFSPSNADRDPRARRAMTTSTFPAQAFSWQVALLAESLIQAEGIDVIEAQEWEAPLYYLQLRRRLGLGPARHPPCVVHLHSSTEQIFAANAWDTSVLDYAPAASAEAFSIGACDALLSPSRFIAEEAMLRHGIQSSDITVLPYPIGDALPLERSSRVWSGRSICHVGRLEPRKGVIELADAVAAIAVEYPDLRIDFVGGDTPMEVTGGLGVGEAIRNRVPAHVRNQFRFHGSCDAVGVANILAGACAAIVPSRWENFPYSCIESMASGLPVIVSPNGGMRELVSDGVSGWIASEASPPGLAGALRRALASSGPERERMGRAARSAVTRTCDNAEVVRRHLQLKDRLIRKHKGRGTLPLSRASAPAADIVKGRCTGHSDGPANLGVVVSVRGQGERSRLWLRYAPRIFHRTRSASCALRLHTCWQHTFPNPVGK
- a CDS encoding DUF6165 family protein, whose translation is MSEILVPVSFGELLDKIAILQIKSERMNDPAKLANVRNELSALDTTWAAHPASQQDISALRADLKAVNERLWVIEDDIRVQEKAQAFDAEFVRLARAVYFENDIRARIKKDINLALGSSYVEEKSYQDYGTGQGA
- a CDS encoding glycosyltransferase family 9 protein is translated as MPNPAAPRSLCLLRLSALGDVTHVLPLLHTLRSAWPDVAITWVIGKGEHRLLTGLPGVRFVEYDKKTGLAGMRALRRELAQRFDVLLQLQVSARANLLSAFIPARRRVGYDRSRSKDGHGLFINERIPDRPGIHVLDAIGSFCEPLGLVRDDVTWNLPVPDDAHAWASAQWDDDGRPVLMVSPCSSHALRNWRAERHAALADHAVAQGWRIVLCGGRSELERATGDAILASMSARDGVLDLIGKDTLKQLPALLARADLLVTPDSGPMHIANSMGTKVLGLHAASNPNRSGPYSERRFCVDRYDDAARKYRGKPAAELKWGTKIEADGVMDLITVEDAVDAFERYRAAQP
- a CDS encoding 3-deoxy-D-manno-octulosonic acid kinase, translating into MTGFDANEHLTPFRDARGYGAILFDRTQLRQPDPAWFSPQHWGEAAQPVSEGGRGGAWFIQTGEGDAVLRQYLRGGWMTSLSRDGHLWRGINRVRSFAEFRLMRVLREKKLPVPMAFAAWYRREGMRYRAAILMQRLDGVRSLAALAAEGEAPWEQAGQLVARFHRAGLDHADLNAHNVLFDADGRGWMIDFDRSRLRIPATAWRQANLQRLLRSLRKRRGACSMAEVDAGFARLRAAYDAAWQRGY
- the moaA gene encoding GTP 3',8-cyclase MoaA, with amino-acid sequence MPKPRDALARPLRDLRLSVIDACNFRCPYCMPADRIADDHGLDAASRLSFDEIETLVRGFARLGVRKLRLTGGEPLLRKRLPELVARLAAIDGIEDLALTTNGSLLAAHAHALRDAGLKRITVSLDTLDADAFRALSGVRGELRAVLAGIEAASAAGFGPIKLNCVIQRGVNDAGIETLAAFAREHGHLLRFIEYMDVGTCNGWSRERVVPSAEVRDRIAAVWPLRALDPNYRGEVAERYAYQDGSGEVGFVSSVSAPFCGDCHRARVSADGMLYTCLFAGQGHALREVLAAGEVALAAHVVALWSKRADRYSEVRSEAGASRKHVEMYLVGG
- the moaC gene encoding cyclic pyranopterin monophosphate synthase MoaC, with the translated sequence MAKKQATLTHLDPAGRPAMVDVSAKSVTARVAQAECRVKFPPAIAVQLRDNGLKSAKGGIVDTAIIAGTMAVKKTHELIPFCHPLPVDGCRFSIDWCDARTLRIDCTVKTTHRTGVEMEALTGATVAALTVYDMCKALSHAIVIGPAKLLGKRGGKRDVGWLA
- a CDS encoding MoaD/ThiS family protein yields the protein MSVRVEVLYFAALRDAAGIASEHVQIDAATLSALYADAQKRHALPFAQKQLRVAVDGAFAGWDDALRAGSTVAFIPPVSGG
- a CDS encoding molybdenum cofactor biosynthesis protein MoaE encodes the protein MAHFRLSDAPIDAIALQAGLRDPRAGACASFEGWVRDHNDGQSVNGLRYEAYAELAEREGAAILAEALQRFEIIDAACVHRVGDLSIGDLAVWVGASAAHRGPAFEACRWIIDEVKARVPIWKHERYAGGQAGWLHPDQ
- the dnaX gene encoding DNA polymerase III subunit gamma/tau yields the protein MSYLVLARKWRPKRFAELVGQEHVVRALTNALHTGRVHHAFLFTGTRGVGKTTIARIFAKSLNCEQGTSADPCGECETCLAIDAGRYIDLLEIDAASNTGVDNVRELIENAQYMPSRGKYKVYLIDEVHMLSKPAFNALLKTLEEPPGHVKFLFATTDPEKLLVTVLSRCLQFNLKRLDEAQIRGQIVKILGAEGIEADDDAVRQLAHGADGSLRDALSLLDQAIAYTGGKLDGAAVATMLGTVDRNRVQALLAALADGDGTRLLDEAAQLAEFSPDWASVLDAVSEALHRIQVKQLVPTVEVASDAIDVDALAAQLRPELVQLWYQMALNGRRDLGYAPSPRSGFEMSLLRMLAFRPETARVQASTSTPVVAAASSSSPQDRSAAAERARAVMAESMPAVAKSLPALEPVREPAPPVRVAEPSPPPPSRIAEPAAPLAANTLLVTDSEHWLDLVARSSLRGPAKMLAEHAAFLAHADGVLRLSLATEHEHLKSPSLVLQLGDAVSRLLGGNVQLRFDSGPARGETASVRNSRERDMRQAGAEQGFAADPAIQRLVQVHGAQVLPESIRPLGDA